Below is a window of Robbsia betulipollinis DNA.
GCGCAGATCGACGCTGAAACGCACCTGTCCCGGAATCACGTTGCGCGAGTTCGGATAGTTCTCGATCCAGCCGACGGTGCCCCGGCCGTTCGGCGCGTTGGCCAGGGCGATCGCGTTGACCTCGGCGATCAGGCGCGCGCTGCACAGCAGGGCATCGCGCCGCATCGCCATCGGCGTCGGGCCGGCATGCGCCTCCATGCCCTTGACGGTGACCGTGTACCAGCGCTGCCCGAGCGCCGCTTCCACCACGCCGATCACCTTGTCGTGGGCTTCCAGCACCGGGCCCTGCTCGATATGTGCCTCGAAATAACAGGCGGGGGTTTCGATATGGTCGCTGCCCGCATAACCGATCGCGTCGAGCGCCGTGGCGACGGAGATGCCGTCGAGATCCACCGCGGCAAGCGCGGACGCCAGCGTAAAGGCCCCGCAGTAGACGCCCGAGCCCATCATGACCGGTACGAAGCGCGAGCCCTCCTCGTTGGTCCAGATGGCGACTTCCAGCGGACGATCGGTGACCACGCCGGCCTGATGCAGCGTGCTCAGCACCTCGATGCCCGAGAGCACGCCGAAGTTGCCGTCGAACTTGCCGCCGGTCGGCTGCGTGTCGATATGGCTGCCGGTCATCACCGCGGGCAGATCCAGCCTTCCGGCGCGGCGCATGAAGATGTTGCCGATCGCGTCGACGCGGATGCTGCAGCCCAGTTCCCGCGCCCATTGCGTGACCAGATCCCGGCCCTGACCGTCGAGTTCGGTCAGCGCGAGCCGGCGGTTGCCGCCGGCCGGGGTCGCGCCGATCTGCGCGAGCGCCATCAGGCGCCGCCACAGACGCTGCCCGTCGATGCGCAGATCCGCGCCGTCCACAGCGTCC
It encodes the following:
- a CDS encoding Zn-dependent hydrolase; this translates as MSTPPFESGLLEASLGAFGVVIDTGGAPSDAVDGADLRIDGQRLWRRLMALAQIGATPAGGNRRLALTELDGQGRDLVTQWARELGCSIRVDAIGNIFMRRAGRLDLPAVMTGSHIDTQPTGGKFDGNFGVLSGIEVLSTLHQAGVVTDRPLEVAIWTNEEGSRFVPVMMGSGVYCGAFTLASALAAVDLDGISVATALDAIGYAGSDHIETPACYFEAHIEQGPVLEAHDKVIGVVEAALGQRWYTVTVKGMEAHAGPTPMAMRRDALLCSARLIAEVNAIALANAPNGRGTVGWIENYPNSRNVIPGQVRFSVDLRAADETTLGGMDAALRAACARAAADAHLAIDVEQVVYFPAQAFDATLIASVRQASDSLGLSWMPAVSGAGHDAVYVARVAPTAMIFVPCKDGISHNEIESAEPEHLEAGCNVLLRAMLAAARAPAA